One region of Osmia lignaria lignaria isolate PbOS001 chromosome 7, iyOsmLign1, whole genome shotgun sequence genomic DNA includes:
- the LOC117604572 gene encoding uncharacterized protein LOC117604572 isoform X6, which translates to MALDGDLLMYLRAARSMAAFAGMCDGGSPDDGCVAASRDDTTINALDILHDSGYDPGRALQALVKCPVPKGIDKKWSEEETKRFVKGLRQFGKNFSRIRKDLLPHKDTPELVEFYYLWKKTPGANNNRPHRRRRQGSLRRIRNTRNSRAGTPKEEVPTPPKDTPPASVNQKEPISEPETVPVGTPASNNPGGEISSVTEDDNSEEDSDSRDTNTNGATHSCQHCFSTNSKDYQVAGKDRLLLCTECRTHLKKTGELPPAPPYLFRPVPAESPDSPGRMRTRNKAKETPRPARPRRTGGTDTPDQEKQQQQQQTPDKSKKKSSSKPETPKKGQKRPPADEVDEDKESQKRKRPGERPESPSESLTTDSNSLMDEPEREGEGDTNENQPTPVTVPTEEPISPAVTTPEEPSEPTPVSTPVPPPIQALPISVPVIHTLEKKPLLEEPVETKDQIEDVPLAMNQPLKLEPMPIEPAMSPSNEDMKEPEQQLNLTTSQSLNMNDMSQNMPRNLSQTIQNSGMCASAGSQGMQNSQIMSPTHQGLPLNMQYASNVPPVQNVPQNLSQSMQMPPNMPQNMSNAQNMGPTQNLRAHGENLSNAQNMPQSIPGPPLNLNISQSIPTNMAQMPQMPSSPQPLGLTVMSSENRMSERISDDRLPPERMRDGRIPDRISERMPERPENNEPDRNEPNNMFQPIQPSGMLSMEKPSSMYNLAGTPPMEPQNLKIKQEIIPPEPDPLQSLKEVKVPGFQSGFPGPSLENIKKDPDSSSKPPTPSKHSMQSSQPVPQIQSVAASPTPTLPPPPTSIPQPVMHPAQQPSPHMAHPFHPHHPLMHHSLFTAMHPYHPHAYPGYAPVGGYPSFPPYPYGPVPHAIPPPSPQRSQESTTMMTAHHSSTSSSVTTREEGENLIATHHHSSTMHQATALHHDKLLTISSHSSHSHSSSHSSHNTQRKPSLVSAACLTSSSSAHHHHRPPQSQPPVVQEPKIEPDLVEQEQEEPPSPRGPSPEPRIEDSECHRSQSAIFLRHWNRGENNSCTRTDLMFKPVPDSKLARKREERSRKQAEREREERDRAAAQQARKMTTPEKQPEVCKPPSRGPLEPVVSPYDRYAARPGSYADTPALRQLSEYARPHAAFSPARHPAPPDPMLHYMYSPAARERLELEQLEREKREREIRELRERELNDRLKEELLKGTPRPMPAPVDPHWLEMHRRYAAAGLAPGPSGPPQALHQFGLYGAPPGPSQLERERLERLADCYLISSIRGHMGVSSRIPTAAGGGPAGAGAGHPVAAHHHGQLDERLALAADPMVRLQMAGISPEYHAHTHAHTHAHTHLHLHPGQQQAQQQAQQQQEAAAAAAGFPLPAAAGANYPRPGLMPRDPGLALHPAELLGRPYADMAAHHEQLQRHLMMERERFPPHPSLVAHHEEYLRVFFRQQRERELKVRALEEAARGSRP; encoded by the exons ATGGCATTGGACGGGGATCTTCTGATGTACTTGAGAGCAGCACGATCTATGGCTGCATTTGCTGGCATGTGTGATGGAGGATCCCCGGATGACGGTTGTGTGGCTGCTTCCCGTGACGACACGACTATCAATGCTCTGGACATCTTGCACGACTCTGGCTATGATCCAGGAAGAGCGTTGCAGGCGTTGGTTAAATGTCCCGTACCTAAAGGCATTGATAAAAAATGGTCCGAAGAGGAAACT AAACGCTTCGTCAAAGGACTTCGACAATTTGgaaagaacttttcaaggatTAGAAAGGATCTCTTGCCGCATAAAGACACG cCGGAATTGGTGGAATTCTACTATTTGTGGAAGAAAACTCCAGGGGCGAATAATAATCGACCTCATCGAAGACGACGTCAGGGTTCCCTTAGAAGGATCCGCAACACGCGCAACTCCCGTGCCGGTACCCCGAAAGAGGAGGTGCCGACACCACCGAAGGATACACCGCCAGCTAGTGTTAATCAAAAGGAACCTATTTCAGAGCCGGAAACTGTACCTGTTGGAACGCCCGCTAGCAATAATCCTGGTGGGGAAATTAGTTCTGTGACAGAGGACGATAATTCGGAGGAGGATAGTGACTCTAGGGATACGAATACTAACGGGGCAACGCATTCGTGTCAGCATTGTTTCTCGACTAATTCGAAGGATTATCAGGTAGCCGGTAAGGATAGGTTATTGCTTTGTACGGAATGCAGAACACATTTGAAGAAAACCGGGGAACTTCCGCCTGCTCCACCGTATCTGTTCCGCCCTGTGCCCGCGGAATCACCAGATAGCCCAGGTAGAATGCGTACAAGAAACAAGGCCAAGGAGACGCCTAGACCAGCGAGACCTCGACGTACAGGTGGAACGGATACTCCTGATCAAGagaagcaacagcagcaacagcaaacgCCGGACAAGAGCAAGAAGAAGTCTTCTAGCAAGCCGGAAACACCGAAGAAAGGTCAGAAACGACCACCGGCCGACGAGGTGGACGAGGACAAGGAGTCTCAGAAACGTAAACGTCCCGGCGAACGTCCTGAGAGTCCTTCGGAGTCGCTCACAACCGACAGTAACTCTCTGATGGATGAACCtgagagagaaggagaaggtGATACAAACGAGAATCAACCCACTCCAGTTACGGTGCCAACCGAGGAGCCAATCAGTCCGGCTGTAACAACACCGGAGGAGCCTTCCGAACCAACGCCCGTATCTACTCCCGTACCACCGCCTATACAGGCATTACCCATATCTGTTCCTGTTATTCACACTTTAGAGAAGAAACCGTTGCTAGAGGAACCGGTAGAGACTAAGGATCAAATAGAAGATGTACCTTTAGCTATGAATCAACCTTTGAAGTTGGAACCCATGCCGATAGAACCAGCCATGTCCCCATCGAACGAAGATATGAAAGAGCCTGAACAGCAGTTGAACTTGACCACGTCGCAGTCGTTGAACATGAACGACATGAGTCAAAACATGCCTCGTAATTTGTCGCAAACGATTCAGAACAGTGGTATGTGCGCTTCTGCTGGCTCGCAAGGTATGCAGAATTCGCAGATCATGTCTCCTACGCACCAAGGACTGCCGCTGAACATGCAATACGCGTCGAATGTTCCTCCCGTTCAAAACGTACCGCAAAACTTGTCGCAGAGCATGCAAATGCCGCCGAACATGCCGCAGAATATGTCGAACGCGCAAAATATGGGACCAACGCAGAATCTTCGAGCTCACGGTGAAAATCTGTCGAATGCGCAAAATATGCCTCAAAGCATACCGGGACCACCGTTAAATCTGAATATCTCGCAAAGCATACCGACGAACATGGCTCAGATGCCTCAGATGCCGAGTTCACCGCAACCCCTCGGCTTGACCGTGATGTCATCTGAGAACAGGATGTCCGAACGAATTTCGGACGATAGATTGCCCCCGGAACGAATGAGAGACGGCAGGATACCGGATAGAATATCAGAAAGAATGCCAGAGAGACCGGAGAACAACGAGCCTGATAGAAATGAACCGAATAATATGTTTCAACCGATTCAACCAAGCGGAATGTTGTCGATGGAGAAACCATCTTCCATGTACAATTTAGCCGGGACACCTCCGATGGAGCCGCAGAATTTGAAGATCAAGCAAGAGATCATACCGCCGGAACCGGATCCGCTGCAGAGTTTGAAGGAAGTGAAAGTACCTGGTTTCCAGTCCGGCTTCCCGGGTCCAAGTTTAGAGAATATTAAAAAGGATCCGGATAGTTCCAGCAAACCACCCACGCCGAGCAAACACTCGATGCAAAGTAGTCAGCCAGTTCCTCAGATACAGTCTGTGGCTGCATCTCCGACACCGACTCTTCCACCACCGCCCACGTCCATCCCTCAACCCGTGATGCATCCAGCTCAACAACCAAGCCCCCACATGGCTCACCCCTTCCATCCTCATCATCCCTTGATGCATCATTCGTTGTTCACTGCCATGCACCCGTATCATCCTCACGCTTACCCAGGTTACGCGCCCGTCGGAGGTTATCCTTCGTTCCCGCCGTATCCTTACGGTCCGGTACCCCACGCCATTCCTCCTCCATCTCCCCAGAGGAGTCAAGAAAGTACAACCATGATGACGGCGCATCATTCGAGTACCAGTTCCAGTGTGACGACCAGAGAAGAAGGGGAGAACCTGATCGCCACGCATCACCACTCCTCCACTATGCATCAGGCAACAGCGTTACACCATGATAAACTATTGACCATCTCGTCGCACAGTTCCCACAGTCACTCGTCGTCGCATAGTTCTCACAACACTCAACGCAAGCCATCGTTGGTGTCTGCAGCGTGTCTGACGTCCAGTAGTTCGGCTCACCACCATCACAGACCACCCCAGTCTCAGCCACCGGTCGTTCAAGAGCCGAAGATAGAACCCGACCTCGTAGAACAGGAGCAAGAGGAGCCGCCTAGTCCGCGAGGTCCGTCCCCTGAGCCGCGAATCGAGGACTCGGAGTGCCACAGATCACAGTCCGCCATTTTCCTGCGGCACTGGAACCGGGGTGAAAATAATTCTTGCACCAGGACGGATCTGATGTTCAAGCCAGTCCCTGATTCGAAGCTGGCCAGAAAACGGGAAGAGAGGTCGAGGAAACAGgcggagagggaaagagaggaacGCGACAGAGCCGCGGCGCAACAAGCCAGGAAGATGACCACCCCGGAGAAGCAGCCGGAAGTCTGCAAGCCACCCAGTCGAGGACCCCTCGAACCCGTCGTGTCGCCGTACGACAGGTACGCCGCGAGACCAGGCTCGTACGCCGACACGCCCGCCTTGAGACAGTTGTCCGAATACGCTCGGCCCCACGCGGCGTTCTCGCCTGCCAGGCATCCAGCTCCTCCGGACCCAATGCTGCATTACATGTACAGCCCTGCCGCGCGTGAACGCTTGGAATTGGAGCAACTGGAACGcgagaagagagaaagggagatcAGAGAATTGCGGGAGAGAGAGCTGAACGACCGGTTGAAGGAGGAACTTCTGAAAGGGACACCTAGACCGATGCCAGCACCGGTGGATCCGCATTGGTTGGAGATGCACCGTCGCTACGCCGCCGCAGGACTCGCGCCTGGACCATCAGGACCACCACAAGCTTTACATCAGTTCGGACTTTACGGAGCTCCGCCCGGTCCCAGTCAGTTGGAAAGGGAACGTTTAGAAAGACTAG CTGACTGTTATCTAATATCATCTATCAGAGGACATATGGGAGTTTCGAGCA GGATACCGACTGCAGCCGGCGGGGGGCCAGCGGGTGCAGGGGCTGGCCATCCCGTGGCGGCTCATCACCACGGCCAGCTGGACGAGCGACTGGCTCTAGCTGCTGACCCGATGGTCCGGTTGCAGATGGCTGGCATTTCGCCCGAATATCATGCTCACACTCATGCGCATACTCATGCGCATACGCACTTACACTTACATCCGGGACAGCAGCAGGCCCAGCAACAGGCTCAGCAACAGCAGGAAGCGGCTGCGGCTGCAGCTGGATTCCCCCTGCCTG CGGCAGCTGGTGCGAATTATCCACGACCTGGCTTGATGCCCCGTGATCCAGGACTGGCACTTCATCCCGCTGAACTTCTCGGAAGACCGTACGCCGACATGGCCGCTCATCACGAGCAATTACAACGTCATCTAATGATGGAACGCGAACGATTCCCTCCTCATCCATCGCTCGTCGCACACCACGAGGAATATCTAAG GGTGTTTTTTAGACAACAGCGCGAGCGTGAGCTTAAAGTTCGCGCACTGGAAGAAGCTGCACGTGGATCACGCCCTTAA
- the LOC117604572 gene encoding uncharacterized protein LOC117604572 isoform X7, whose amino-acid sequence MSAGTQGEIRVGPSHQELVSCQARLPEYRPGIPPGELLPDPEFSKEREELRWIPAMALDGDLLMYLRAARSMAAFAGMCDGGSPDDGCVAASRDDTTINALDILHDSGYDPGRALQALVKCPVPKGIDKKWSEEETKRFVKGLRQFGKNFSRIRKDLLPHKDTPELVEFYYLWKKTPGANNNRPHRRRRQGSLRRIRNTRNSRAGTPKEEVPTPPKDTPPASVNQKEPISEPETVPVGTPASNNPGGEISSVTEDDNSEEDSDSRDTNTNGATHSCQHCFSTNSKDYQVAGKDRLLLCTECRTHLKKTGELPPAPPYLFRPVPAESPDSPGRMRTRNKAKETPRPARPRRTGGTDTPDQEKQQQQQQTPDKSKKKSSSKPETPKKGQKRPPADEVDEDKESQKRKRPGERPESPSESLTTDSNSLMDEPEREGEGDTNENQPTPVTVPTEEPISPAVTTPEEPSEPTPVSTPVPPPIQALPISVPVIHTLEKKPLLEEPVETKDQIEDVPLAMNQPLKLEPMPIEPAMSPSNEDMKEPEQQLNLTTSQSLNMNDMSQNMPRNLSQTIQNSGMCASAGSQGMQNSQIMSPTHQGLPLNMQYASNVPPVQNVPQNLSQSMQMPPNMPQNMSNAQNMGPTQNLRAHGENLSNAQNMPQSIPGPPLNLNISQSIPTNMAQMPQMPSSPQPLGLTVMSSENRMSERISDDRLPPERMRDGRIPDRISERMPERPENNEPDRNEPNNMFQPIQPSGMLSMEKPSSMYNLAGTPPMEPQNLKIKQEIIPPEPDPLQSLKEVKVPGFQSGFPGPSLENIKKDPDSSSKPPTPSKHSMQSSQPVPQIQSVAASPTPTLPPPPTSIPQPVMHPAQQPSPHMAHPFHPHHPLMHHSLFTAMHPYHPHAYPGYAPVGGYPSFPPYPYGPVPHAIPPPSPQRSQESTTMMTAHHSSTSSSVTTREEGENLIATHHHSSTMHQATALHHDKLLTISSHSSHSHSSSHSSHNTQRKPSLVSAACLTSSSSAHHHHRPPQSQPPVVQEPKIEPDLVEQEQEEPPSPRGPSPEPRIEDSECHRSQSAIFLRHWNRGENNSCTRTDLMFKPVPDSKLARKREERSRKQAEREREERDRAAAQQARKMTTPEKQPEVCKPPSRGPLEPVVSPYDRYAARPGSYADTPALRQLSEYARPHAAFSPARHPAPPDPMLHYMYSPAARERLELEQLEREKREREIRELRERELNDRLKEELLKGTPRPMPAPVDPHWLEMHRRYAAAGLAPGPSGPPQALHQFGLYGAPPGPSQLERERLERLADCYLISSIRGHMGVSSTAAGANYPRPGLMPRDPGLALHPAELLGRPYADMAAHHEQLQRHLMMERERFPPHPSLVAHHEEYLRVFFRQQRERELKVRALEEAARGSRP is encoded by the exons ATGTCTGCCGGCACCCAGGGCGAGATTCGGGTTGGCCCTTCGCACCAG GAATTGGTTTCTTGTCAGGCCCGTTTGCCTGAGTATCGGCCGGGTATACCTCCTGGAGAGCTGCTTCCTGATCCAGAGTTTTCTAAAGAACGAGAAGAGCTAAGATGGATTCCAGCTATGGCATTGGACGGGGATCTTCTGATGTACTTGAGAGCAGCACGATCTATGGCTGCATTTGCTGGCATGTGTGATGGAGGATCCCCGGATGACGGTTGTGTGGCTGCTTCCCGTGACGACACGACTATCAATGCTCTGGACATCTTGCACGACTCTGGCTATGATCCAGGAAGAGCGTTGCAGGCGTTGGTTAAATGTCCCGTACCTAAAGGCATTGATAAAAAATGGTCCGAAGAGGAAACT AAACGCTTCGTCAAAGGACTTCGACAATTTGgaaagaacttttcaaggatTAGAAAGGATCTCTTGCCGCATAAAGACACG cCGGAATTGGTGGAATTCTACTATTTGTGGAAGAAAACTCCAGGGGCGAATAATAATCGACCTCATCGAAGACGACGTCAGGGTTCCCTTAGAAGGATCCGCAACACGCGCAACTCCCGTGCCGGTACCCCGAAAGAGGAGGTGCCGACACCACCGAAGGATACACCGCCAGCTAGTGTTAATCAAAAGGAACCTATTTCAGAGCCGGAAACTGTACCTGTTGGAACGCCCGCTAGCAATAATCCTGGTGGGGAAATTAGTTCTGTGACAGAGGACGATAATTCGGAGGAGGATAGTGACTCTAGGGATACGAATACTAACGGGGCAACGCATTCGTGTCAGCATTGTTTCTCGACTAATTCGAAGGATTATCAGGTAGCCGGTAAGGATAGGTTATTGCTTTGTACGGAATGCAGAACACATTTGAAGAAAACCGGGGAACTTCCGCCTGCTCCACCGTATCTGTTCCGCCCTGTGCCCGCGGAATCACCAGATAGCCCAGGTAGAATGCGTACAAGAAACAAGGCCAAGGAGACGCCTAGACCAGCGAGACCTCGACGTACAGGTGGAACGGATACTCCTGATCAAGagaagcaacagcagcaacagcaaacgCCGGACAAGAGCAAGAAGAAGTCTTCTAGCAAGCCGGAAACACCGAAGAAAGGTCAGAAACGACCACCGGCCGACGAGGTGGACGAGGACAAGGAGTCTCAGAAACGTAAACGTCCCGGCGAACGTCCTGAGAGTCCTTCGGAGTCGCTCACAACCGACAGTAACTCTCTGATGGATGAACCtgagagagaaggagaaggtGATACAAACGAGAATCAACCCACTCCAGTTACGGTGCCAACCGAGGAGCCAATCAGTCCGGCTGTAACAACACCGGAGGAGCCTTCCGAACCAACGCCCGTATCTACTCCCGTACCACCGCCTATACAGGCATTACCCATATCTGTTCCTGTTATTCACACTTTAGAGAAGAAACCGTTGCTAGAGGAACCGGTAGAGACTAAGGATCAAATAGAAGATGTACCTTTAGCTATGAATCAACCTTTGAAGTTGGAACCCATGCCGATAGAACCAGCCATGTCCCCATCGAACGAAGATATGAAAGAGCCTGAACAGCAGTTGAACTTGACCACGTCGCAGTCGTTGAACATGAACGACATGAGTCAAAACATGCCTCGTAATTTGTCGCAAACGATTCAGAACAGTGGTATGTGCGCTTCTGCTGGCTCGCAAGGTATGCAGAATTCGCAGATCATGTCTCCTACGCACCAAGGACTGCCGCTGAACATGCAATACGCGTCGAATGTTCCTCCCGTTCAAAACGTACCGCAAAACTTGTCGCAGAGCATGCAAATGCCGCCGAACATGCCGCAGAATATGTCGAACGCGCAAAATATGGGACCAACGCAGAATCTTCGAGCTCACGGTGAAAATCTGTCGAATGCGCAAAATATGCCTCAAAGCATACCGGGACCACCGTTAAATCTGAATATCTCGCAAAGCATACCGACGAACATGGCTCAGATGCCTCAGATGCCGAGTTCACCGCAACCCCTCGGCTTGACCGTGATGTCATCTGAGAACAGGATGTCCGAACGAATTTCGGACGATAGATTGCCCCCGGAACGAATGAGAGACGGCAGGATACCGGATAGAATATCAGAAAGAATGCCAGAGAGACCGGAGAACAACGAGCCTGATAGAAATGAACCGAATAATATGTTTCAACCGATTCAACCAAGCGGAATGTTGTCGATGGAGAAACCATCTTCCATGTACAATTTAGCCGGGACACCTCCGATGGAGCCGCAGAATTTGAAGATCAAGCAAGAGATCATACCGCCGGAACCGGATCCGCTGCAGAGTTTGAAGGAAGTGAAAGTACCTGGTTTCCAGTCCGGCTTCCCGGGTCCAAGTTTAGAGAATATTAAAAAGGATCCGGATAGTTCCAGCAAACCACCCACGCCGAGCAAACACTCGATGCAAAGTAGTCAGCCAGTTCCTCAGATACAGTCTGTGGCTGCATCTCCGACACCGACTCTTCCACCACCGCCCACGTCCATCCCTCAACCCGTGATGCATCCAGCTCAACAACCAAGCCCCCACATGGCTCACCCCTTCCATCCTCATCATCCCTTGATGCATCATTCGTTGTTCACTGCCATGCACCCGTATCATCCTCACGCTTACCCAGGTTACGCGCCCGTCGGAGGTTATCCTTCGTTCCCGCCGTATCCTTACGGTCCGGTACCCCACGCCATTCCTCCTCCATCTCCCCAGAGGAGTCAAGAAAGTACAACCATGATGACGGCGCATCATTCGAGTACCAGTTCCAGTGTGACGACCAGAGAAGAAGGGGAGAACCTGATCGCCACGCATCACCACTCCTCCACTATGCATCAGGCAACAGCGTTACACCATGATAAACTATTGACCATCTCGTCGCACAGTTCCCACAGTCACTCGTCGTCGCATAGTTCTCACAACACTCAACGCAAGCCATCGTTGGTGTCTGCAGCGTGTCTGACGTCCAGTAGTTCGGCTCACCACCATCACAGACCACCCCAGTCTCAGCCACCGGTCGTTCAAGAGCCGAAGATAGAACCCGACCTCGTAGAACAGGAGCAAGAGGAGCCGCCTAGTCCGCGAGGTCCGTCCCCTGAGCCGCGAATCGAGGACTCGGAGTGCCACAGATCACAGTCCGCCATTTTCCTGCGGCACTGGAACCGGGGTGAAAATAATTCTTGCACCAGGACGGATCTGATGTTCAAGCCAGTCCCTGATTCGAAGCTGGCCAGAAAACGGGAAGAGAGGTCGAGGAAACAGgcggagagggaaagagaggaacGCGACAGAGCCGCGGCGCAACAAGCCAGGAAGATGACCACCCCGGAGAAGCAGCCGGAAGTCTGCAAGCCACCCAGTCGAGGACCCCTCGAACCCGTCGTGTCGCCGTACGACAGGTACGCCGCGAGACCAGGCTCGTACGCCGACACGCCCGCCTTGAGACAGTTGTCCGAATACGCTCGGCCCCACGCGGCGTTCTCGCCTGCCAGGCATCCAGCTCCTCCGGACCCAATGCTGCATTACATGTACAGCCCTGCCGCGCGTGAACGCTTGGAATTGGAGCAACTGGAACGcgagaagagagaaagggagatcAGAGAATTGCGGGAGAGAGAGCTGAACGACCGGTTGAAGGAGGAACTTCTGAAAGGGACACCTAGACCGATGCCAGCACCGGTGGATCCGCATTGGTTGGAGATGCACCGTCGCTACGCCGCCGCAGGACTCGCGCCTGGACCATCAGGACCACCACAAGCTTTACATCAGTTCGGACTTTACGGAGCTCCGCCCGGTCCCAGTCAGTTGGAAAGGGAACGTTTAGAAAGACTAG CTGACTGTTATCTAATATCATCTATCAGAGGACATATGGGAGTTTCGAGCA CGGCAGCTGGTGCGAATTATCCACGACCTGGCTTGATGCCCCGTGATCCAGGACTGGCACTTCATCCCGCTGAACTTCTCGGAAGACCGTACGCCGACATGGCCGCTCATCACGAGCAATTACAACGTCATCTAATGATGGAACGCGAACGATTCCCTCCTCATCCATCGCTCGTCGCACACCACGAGGAATATCTAAG GGTGTTTTTTAGACAACAGCGCGAGCGTGAGCTTAAAGTTCGCGCACTGGAAGAAGCTGCACGTGGATCACGCCCTTAA